One Urechidicola croceus genomic window, ATCTTGTCAATGGAATATCTTTAATTGATTTAACTGGTGGATTTGGTGTTGATTGTTTTTATTTCTCAAAAAAAATCAATCAAGTAACACATTGCGAAATTAATGAAGAACTTTCAGAAATTGTTTCACACAATTTCAATCAACTAGAAATATCCAACATTCAAACTATTGCTTCAGATGGAATCGAGTATTTTAAAAAAATAAATCAAAAATACGATTGGGTTTATATTGATCCTTCTCGCAGAAATGATAGCAAAGGAAAAGTATTTTTATTACGTGATTGCCTACCAAATGTTCCTAACAATCTCGAATTATTATTCAAACATTCTGATAATATTCTTATAAAATATTCTCCAATATTAGATATTACAAGTGCTATCAATGAACTGCGATTGGTAAAAGAAATTCATGTTGTAGCGGTGAACAACGAAGTCAAAGAATTACTATTTATTTTAGAAAATAATTATTTAGGAAAAATTCAAATTAAAACAACTAACATCCTCAAAAAAACAAATCAAAATTTTGATTTTATATTTCAAAACAATGCAATTCCAAATTTCGGAATCCCAGAAAAATACTTGTATGAACCAAATGCTGCAATTATGAAGTCAGGAGGTTTTAATGATATCTCTACTCAATTAAAAATTAGTAAATTACACCAACATTCGCATCTATATACTTCTGATGAGTTAGTAGATTTTCCAGGTAGAAGATTTGAAATAAAACATGCTATTCCTTTTGATAAAAAACTATTAAAAAGATTAATCAATAACGGGAAAGCAAATATCACTACTCGGAATTTTCCTCAAAACGTTGCATATATTCGAAAAAAACTTGGAATTAAAGACGGTGGAAATCAATACGTATTTTTTACTACTGATATCAATGACAAACATATTGTTTTGATTTGTGAAAAAATAAGAAACTAATCATATTTTCATACCTTTACATTTAGCAAATGCTAATATAGATGAAGGACAAAAAATTGAATGCGCAACCACCAGAAAAATTAACTGGAATAAAACTTATCGAAGTTCCTAAAACTGCTGCTGGATTTAAAGCAATTCAATCAAGTTTCAAACATATAATTGATGAAGTTGGTTTAACAAAAGGTATTGGATTACTATCAAAATTAAATCAAAAAAATGGTTTTGATTGTCCTGGATGTGCCTGGCCCGATCCTGATGAAAAACGTGCATTTCTTGCTGAATATTGTGAA contains:
- a CDS encoding THUMP-like domain-containing protein, with protein sequence MNQLILNNNIQEFINKHLNSDIAKILFKGISFTDVSTQEVVEQIEAKKRCEKKLPTWFENENIYFPNKLNIEQTSSEKTALYKSNLVNGISLIDLTGGFGVDCFYFSKKINQVTHCEINEELSEIVSHNFNQLEISNIQTIASDGIEYFKKINQKYDWVYIDPSRRNDSKGKVFLLRDCLPNVPNNLELLFKHSDNILIKYSPILDITSAINELRLVKEIHVVAVNNEVKELLFILENNYLGKIQIKTTNILKKTNQNFDFIFQNNAIPNFGIPEKYLYEPNAAIMKSGGFNDISTQLKISKLHQHSHLYTSDELVDFPGRRFEIKHAIPFDKKLLKRLINNGKANITTRNFPQNVAYIRKKLGIKDGGNQYVFFTTDINDKHIVLICEKIRN